A single Eulemur rufifrons isolate Redbay chromosome 9, OSU_ERuf_1, whole genome shotgun sequence DNA region contains:
- the KRT36 gene encoding keratin, type I cuticular Ha6 — MATQISTPTFSTGSVKGLCGTAGGISRVSSIRSVGSCRVPSFGGAAGSVSSARLGLSGLGSCLPGSYLSSGCHPSGFVGSGGWFCEGSFNSNEKETMQFLNDRLASYLEKVRQLERENAELECRIREWYESQIPYICPDYQSYFKTIEDFQQKILLTKAENTRLVLQIDNAKLAADDFRTKYETELSLRQLVEADIHGLRRILDELTLCKADLETQVESLKEELMCLKKNHEEEVSALRCQLGDRLNVEVDAAPPVDLNKVLDEMRCQYEALVENNRRDVEAWFNTQTEELNQQVVSSSEQLQCCQTEIIELRRTVNTLEIELQAQHSLRNSLENTLAETEARYGSQLSQMQCLISNVEAQLAEIRADLERQNQEYQVLLDVKARLECEINTYRRLLEGEDCKLPAHPCATECKTAIRVPYVPSVPCAPAIPCAPAPQVSTQIRTITEEIRDGKVVSSREHLQPRPL; from the exons ATGGCCACCCAGATCAGTACCCCGACCTTCTCCACTGGGTCTGTCAAGGGCCTCTGTGGCACAGCAGGTGGCATCTCTCGGGTGTCCTCCATCCGCTCTGTGGGCTCCTGCAGGGTCCCCAGTTTTGGAGGTGCTGCGGGGTCTGTCTCTTCTGCTAGGCTGGGCCTCTCTGGCCTCGGGAGCTGCTTACCTGGCTCCTACCTGTCCTCTGGGTGCCACCCCTCTGGCTTTGTTGGGAGTGGGGGCTGGTTCTGCGAGGGCTCCTTCAACAGCAATGAGAAGGAGACCATGCAGTTCCTGAACGACCGCCTGGCCAGCTACCTGGAGAAGGTGCGTCAGCTGGAGCGGGAGAACGCGGAGCTGGAGTGCCGCATCCGGGAGTGGTACGAGTCTCAGATCCCGTACATCTGCCCCGACTACCAGTCCTACTTCAAGACCATCGAGGACTTCCAGCAGAAG ATCCTGCTGACCAAGGCTGAGAACACCAGGCTGGTCCTGCAGATTGATAACGCCAAGCTGGCGGCTGACGACTTCCGAACCAA GTACGAGACCGAGCTGTCCCTGCGGCAGCTGGTGGAGGCCGACATCCACGGCCTGCGCAGGATCCTGGATGAGCTGACCCTGTGCAAGGCCGACCTGGAGACCCAGGTGGAGTCCCTGAAGGAGGAGCTGATGTGCCTGAAGAAGAACCACGAGGAG GAAGTCAGTGCACTGCGTTGCCAACTTGGGGACCGACTGAATGTGGAGGTAGACGCTGCCCCACCTGTGGATCTCAACAAGGTCCTGGATGAGATGAGATGCCAGTACGAGGCCCTGGTGGAGAACAACCGCAGAGATGTGGAGGCCTGGTTCAAcacccag ACCGAGGAGCTGAACCAGCAGGTGGTGTCGAGCTCGGAGCAGCTGCAGTGCTGCCAGACGGAGATCATCGAGCTGCGACGCACGGTCAACACCCTGGAGATCGAGCTGCAGGCCCAGCACAGCCTG CGGAATTCCCTGGAAAACACGCTGGCGGAGACGGAGGCCCGATATGGCTCCCAGCTGTCCCAGATGCAGTGCCTGATCAGCAACGTGGAGGCCCAGCTGGCCGAGATCCGGGCTGACCTGGAGCGGCAGAACCAGGAGTACCAGGTGCTGCTGGACGTCAAGGCCCGGCTGGAGTGTGAGATCAACACGTACCGCCGCCTGCTGGAGGGCGAGGACTGCAA GCTTCCTGCCCACCCCTGTGCCACGGAGTGCAAGACTGCCATTAGAGTTCCTTATGTCCCCTCTGTGCCCTGCGCCCCGGCCATTCCCTGCGCTCCGGCTCCCCAGGTCAGCACTCAGATCCGCACCATCACGGAGGAGATCAGGGACGGGAAGGTCGTCTCCTCCAGGGAGCACCTGCAGCCCCGGCCGCTGTGA